In a genomic window of Methylovirgula sp. 4M-Z18:
- a CDS encoding L-2-amino-thiazoline-4-carboxylic acid hydrolase, whose product MSNGEQAAGTQNGQSALDGEIGILARRKIEAAVIAPIYQEMCDRLGEDQAQAILDSAIRKAAIDTGAAFAAKTPGGTNLRTFQELQALWTRDDALVIEVTKATDTEFNYNVHRCRYAETYREMGLGKIGHLLSCNRDGVFCTGYDPRITLERTQTIMGGASHCNFRYTLQVQPRNDPGTGSGT is encoded by the coding sequence ATGAGCAATGGCGAACAAGCGGCCGGCACGCAAAATGGCCAGTCGGCTTTGGACGGTGAGATCGGCATTCTCGCGCGCCGGAAAATCGAGGCGGCCGTCATTGCACCCATCTATCAGGAAATGTGCGACCGGCTTGGTGAAGACCAGGCTCAGGCGATTCTCGACAGCGCCATTCGCAAAGCCGCGATCGACACCGGAGCGGCATTTGCCGCCAAGACGCCAGGGGGAACCAACCTGCGCACTTTTCAGGAACTCCAGGCGCTGTGGACGCGGGACGATGCGCTTGTCATCGAGGTCACCAAGGCCACGGACACCGAGTTCAACTACAACGTTCATCGCTGCCGCTATGCCGAGACCTATCGGGAAATGGGACTTGGCAAGATCGGACATCTGCTTTCGTGCAATCGCGATGGTGTTTTCTGCACCGGCTATGATCCGCGGATTACGCTCGAGCGCACGCAAACGATCATGGGCGGTGCGAGCCACTGCAACTTCCGTTACACGTTGCAAGTTCAACCAAGGAATGATCCTGGAACAGGATCAGGAACGTAA
- a CDS encoding FAD-binding oxidoreductase, whose protein sequence is MNGQAELIAALRKAVGGALVWGRDELGVRDPGFDDRNFGAAALVRPTDTEGVAALVRFCATMGFSLVPQGGRTGLAGGAATTSGQIICDLGAMNRIEEIDPLARVAIVQAGTPLAALQDAAAVHGLDPGIDLAARGSCTIGGMVSTNAGGIMAFRNGTMRHRLLGLEAVLPDGRVFRDLTRVLKTSAGYDLKHLFVGAEGTLGIVTRVALRLDPMGGASATALVGIADAASAQRIVRHFFSRSGANLRAAEIMWHGFAAAMSRWLGFKPGMLPLDAPCLLIIELGAETPELAIDALEQGLSNIWEEAGIIDGLVAASLEQAKTIWRLREETEQIERMHRHPPSFDVSVPAGAIGAYVARITAGLKAIDAGYAPYVFGHLADGNLHISINTDSPSRERYVAIEDVLYTGLSEIGGSFSAEHGVGIHKRDAYERHADPVKQELARAVKALLDPGNLLNPGKIIPPRDV, encoded by the coding sequence GTGAATGGACAAGCCGAGCTTATTGCCGCGTTGCGCAAGGCCGTAGGGGGCGCGCTCGTGTGGGGCCGCGACGAGCTTGGCGTGCGCGACCCGGGCTTCGATGACCGCAATTTCGGCGCGGCGGCATTGGTGCGCCCCACCGATACCGAAGGCGTCGCGGCGCTGGTTCGCTTCTGCGCCACAATGGGTTTCTCGCTCGTACCGCAGGGCGGCCGCACCGGGCTTGCTGGCGGTGCCGCAACGACGTCAGGCCAAATCATCTGCGACCTTGGCGCCATGAATCGCATCGAGGAGATTGATCCTCTCGCCCGCGTCGCCATCGTCCAGGCCGGAACCCCACTTGCTGCCCTTCAGGACGCTGCGGCTGTTCACGGGCTCGATCCCGGCATCGACCTTGCGGCGCGCGGAAGCTGCACCATCGGCGGCATGGTCTCCACCAACGCCGGCGGCATCATGGCGTTCCGGAACGGCACCATGCGTCACCGCCTGCTCGGCCTCGAAGCGGTGCTGCCCGATGGCCGCGTGTTTCGCGACCTGACCCGCGTGCTCAAGACCAGCGCCGGTTACGATCTCAAGCATCTGTTCGTCGGGGCGGAGGGCACGCTCGGCATCGTCACCCGTGTCGCGCTCAGGCTCGACCCGATGGGCGGGGCTTCGGCCACGGCGCTGGTCGGCATTGCCGACGCCGCGAGCGCTCAGCGCATTGTGCGCCATTTCTTCAGCCGGAGCGGCGCGAACCTGCGTGCGGCGGAGATCATGTGGCATGGGTTTGCCGCCGCCATGAGCCGCTGGCTCGGGTTCAAACCGGGCATGCTGCCGCTTGATGCGCCCTGCCTGCTCATAATCGAACTCGGCGCCGAGACGCCCGAACTCGCCATCGACGCGCTGGAGCAGGGCCTTTCCAATATCTGGGAGGAGGCAGGCATCATCGACGGCCTTGTCGCCGCTTCGCTGGAGCAGGCAAAGACCATCTGGCGCCTGCGCGAGGAAACCGAGCAGATCGAGCGCATGCACCGGCATCCGCCGTCCTTCGACGTCTCGGTGCCGGCTGGGGCGATCGGCGCTTATGTCGCCCGCATCACCGCAGGGCTCAAGGCGATCGACGCAGGCTATGCGCCTTACGTGTTCGGCCATCTGGCCGACGGCAATCTGCACATTTCGATCAACACGGACAGCCCTTCGCGCGAGCGCTACGTCGCGATCGAGGATGTGCTCTATACCGGCCTCAGCGAGATCGGCGGTTCGTTCTCGGCCGAGCACGGGGTGGGCATCCACAAGCGCGACGCCTATGAGCGCCATGCCGATCCGGTCAAGCAGGAGCTCGCTCGCGCTGTCAAGGCATTGCTCGACCCTGGGAACCTGCTGAACCCGGGCAAGATCATCCCCCCGCGCGACGTGTGA
- a CDS encoding response regulator transcription factor encodes MKTTIAVISESKIFGTCFAQCLRSLAPEFDVRTYHSPQDWLDDEAYLDGIVLLCASGRMATETYINRISHLASDARVIIMSDMEDPALKTSAMAHGAKGYVTMNTDLDVAMGAIKLVHAGGSFIPTDGAKLASPQPAEAKPAKSAYFTQRQLEVLKLTCQGNPNKIIAYKLQLSEATVKIHLRNMMRKLKARNRIELILKSNELRDLSWAS; translated from the coding sequence ATGAAGACAACAATCGCCGTCATTTCCGAAAGCAAGATTTTCGGCACGTGCTTTGCTCAGTGCTTGCGGTCCCTGGCCCCGGAATTTGATGTCCGGACGTATCACAGTCCCCAGGATTGGCTCGACGACGAGGCATATTTGGATGGAATTGTGCTGCTTTGCGCGTCGGGTCGCATGGCCACCGAGACATACATCAACCGTATTTCGCACTTGGCCAGCGACGCACGTGTCATCATCATGTCCGATATGGAAGACCCGGCCCTGAAGACCTCCGCGATGGCGCACGGAGCAAAAGGCTACGTCACGATGAATACCGACCTCGATGTCGCCATGGGGGCGATCAAACTGGTTCATGCCGGGGGTAGCTTCATCCCGACCGACGGCGCCAAATTGGCCTCGCCCCAACCAGCGGAAGCAAAACCCGCCAAGTCCGCATACTTTACGCAGCGCCAGCTCGAGGTCCTGAAACTCACCTGCCAGGGCAATCCGAACAAGATCATCGCCTACAAGCTGCAACTGAGCGAAGCGACGGTCAAGATCCATCTCCGGAACATGATGCGCAAACTCAAGGCAAGAAACCGAATTGAATTGATCCTCAAGAGCAACGAACTCCGCGATCTCAGCTGGGCGTCGTAA
- a CDS encoding ABC transporter substrate-binding protein, with protein MNDAFQKDCLEILAQRVKRGEITRRRFAQLAGMLLAGAPLALRSTGAAAEAKQLVFVNWGGDAVTAYDKAYGQPFQKETGISVKQDGSGPTEGAIIAQFKSGAPSWDIVDADPFSAISLGKQGMMEPIDYHVVDKNKTRKGFGWDYAASTYFFSYVIAYDSEKYGKEAPKGMADFFDVKKFPGKRSLYKWGAAMWEAALLGDGVAPEKLYPLDLKRAHDKISAFKENVVAYWGGGSESQSLLLNGEASMAIIWSTRASLIEQDSGGRIKFIWDQGLMSPGAMAVIKGNPGGRDNAMKFIASAQDPQRQLVMFDMLGQGPANPATDALIPADKKRLNPVDPANFSKQIPLDMDWYAANYGPALDAYTKIISA; from the coding sequence ATGAATGACGCTTTTCAAAAGGACTGCCTCGAAATCCTTGCGCAGAGGGTGAAGCGAGGCGAGATCACGCGGCGGCGCTTCGCGCAGCTTGCAGGCATGCTGCTTGCCGGCGCGCCGCTGGCGCTGCGGTCGACGGGGGCCGCGGCGGAGGCGAAGCAACTTGTCTTCGTCAATTGGGGCGGCGATGCTGTCACCGCCTATGACAAGGCGTACGGCCAGCCCTTCCAGAAGGAAACCGGCATCTCGGTCAAGCAGGACGGCTCCGGTCCGACCGAGGGCGCCATCATCGCCCAGTTCAAGAGCGGCGCACCGAGCTGGGACATCGTTGACGCCGATCCGTTCTCGGCCATCTCGCTCGGCAAACAGGGCATGATGGAGCCGATCGACTATCACGTCGTCGACAAGAACAAGACGCGCAAGGGCTTCGGCTGGGACTACGCTGCTTCCACCTACTTCTTCTCTTACGTCATCGCTTACGACTCGGAGAAATACGGCAAAGAAGCGCCCAAAGGCATGGCCGACTTCTTCGACGTCAAGAAGTTCCCCGGCAAGCGCTCGCTCTACAAATGGGGCGCCGCCATGTGGGAAGCGGCGCTGCTTGGCGACGGCGTTGCGCCGGAAAAGCTCTATCCGCTCGATCTCAAGCGCGCCCACGACAAGATCTCGGCCTTCAAGGAAAACGTTGTGGCCTATTGGGGCGGCGGTTCGGAAAGCCAGTCGCTGCTGCTGAACGGCGAGGCGTCCATGGCGATCATCTGGTCCACCCGCGCCTCGCTGATCGAGCAGGATTCAGGCGGCCGCATCAAGTTCATCTGGGACCAGGGCCTGATGTCGCCCGGCGCCATGGCGGTCATCAAGGGCAATCCGGGCGGCCGCGACAACGCGATGAAGTTCATTGCCAGTGCGCAGGACCCGCAGCGGCAGCTCGTCATGTTCGACATGCTCGGACAAGGGCCGGCCAATCCCGCCACCGACGCGCTTATCCCCGCGGACAAGAAGCGCCTCAACCCGGTCGATCCCGCGAATTTCAGCAAGCAGATCCCGCTCGACATGGATTGGTACGCTGCGAACTACGGGCCGGCGCTCGACGCCTATACCAAGATCATCTCCGCCTGA
- a CDS encoding ABC transporter permease, with amino-acid sequence MRGYRPGPVALFVALLVAVFLLMPLLAVVPVSFTPSRMLSMPTGALSLRHYRTLIEDPRWLDSILFSLRVGIFSSTLATLFALAFSLGIWMFRPRFAAVLVGFVLLPMIVPPVVSAITLYFLLTTLSGLGSAVGYDTWPGVVLAHTVVIVPFAVVLILVSLAQVDRRIDLAARGLGASTWERATKIIIPNIKFGIATAWLLSFVLSWEEIGITLFITSVNAITLPRLMWMGLRDNIDPAIAAISVILILITVTVLTVRIVYRWARGLA; translated from the coding sequence ATGCGCGGTTATCGTCCAGGCCCTGTCGCCCTGTTCGTCGCCCTGCTGGTCGCGGTCTTCCTGCTGATGCCGCTGCTGGCGGTGGTGCCGGTATCGTTCACGCCCTCGCGCATGCTGTCGATGCCGACCGGCGCGCTGTCCCTCAGGCACTATCGCACGCTCATCGAGGACCCGCGCTGGCTGGACAGTATCTTGTTCAGCCTGCGTGTCGGGATCTTCTCGAGCACGCTGGCGACGCTGTTCGCGCTCGCCTTCAGCCTCGGCATCTGGATGTTCCGGCCGCGTTTCGCCGCCGTGTTGGTCGGCTTCGTGCTTCTGCCCATGATCGTGCCGCCGGTCGTGTCGGCGATCACGCTCTATTTCCTCCTGACCACGCTGTCTGGCCTCGGCAGCGCCGTCGGCTACGACACCTGGCCCGGCGTGGTGCTCGCCCATACGGTGGTGATCGTGCCGTTCGCGGTGGTGCTGATCCTGGTGTCACTTGCCCAAGTGGACCGGCGGATCGACCTTGCCGCGCGCGGCCTCGGCGCCTCGACCTGGGAGCGGGCGACGAAAATCATCATTCCCAATATCAAGTTCGGCATTGCGACGGCTTGGCTGCTGTCCTTCGTGCTCTCTTGGGAGGAGATCGGGATCACGCTGTTCATCACCAGCGTCAATGCCATCACCCTGCCGCGCTTGATGTGGATGGGCCTGCGCGACAATATCGATCCGGCGATTGCCGCGATCTCGGTGATCCTGATCCTCATCACCGTGACGGTGTTGACCGTCCGCATCGTCTACCGCTGGGCGCGTGGGCTCGCCTGA
- a CDS encoding putative bifunctional diguanylate cyclase/phosphodiesterase, whose translation MQEDSLKARIVSDQVRDVEAGLFVSMPTSTLLSGMLFFVDGVSGRGVDAVIWFLAISIINFARIIVALRGSILSTAGTDGLSAEHRRLRSYKVLAALAGLAWAYIAVLTDGFTSQQTTLHLIILVGVSAGAAIYSSSCAALSINFFTVPISVAIVCLLWNGGMENDVLAIACVLFLGGVTRGAMIVEKHFREICSLRYLAVEAASEMERRSLEDPLTGLLNRRGLERTISRLKSRDLPLITMLIDLDGFKSINDTYGHAAGDNLLVMLTHRLQAIAPSGATISRIGGDEFILIFHQTGEHQDVSAFASSLIFEICRPYPSIASVRIGACVGIYQSGKPNLTEMLLRADTALYKAKSLGRNEFYFFDAALDHSLERRQCIERDVKMAIENGNLKNWFQPIVKLPVREVVGFEALLRWSHPVHGNISPLEAISAARETGQLPSLTEAIFRNCCAMVEALLQAGHGRTRVAMNISPKELETGSIDDMILSGLESRSLPASMFEIEITEEAPIDVERVHEKLERLIRAGVSISLDDFGIGFSTLASLKDGRFSKVKIDKHFILGLSHSPKDQMLVKTVIDLGRSLTIEVGVEGVESQEDLDTLQSLGCSQAQGFLFARPLPLPEAVAILSKGGGDLPLSLPFSFTHVSDPPQGNKI comes from the coding sequence ATGCAGGAAGATTCCCTTAAAGCTCGGATCGTCTCCGATCAGGTGAGAGACGTAGAGGCCGGCCTTTTTGTTTCGATGCCAACGAGCACCCTGCTGTCGGGCATGCTGTTTTTTGTCGATGGGGTGTCGGGGAGGGGCGTCGACGCTGTCATTTGGTTCTTAGCCATAAGCATCATCAATTTTGCCCGCATCATCGTCGCGTTGCGAGGCTCAATATTGTCTACGGCCGGTACGGATGGGCTGAGTGCAGAGCATCGACGCCTTCGCTCCTATAAAGTCTTGGCTGCTCTTGCTGGCTTGGCCTGGGCCTATATTGCGGTGCTGACCGACGGCTTCACGTCCCAGCAGACGACATTGCATCTGATCATTCTCGTGGGAGTCTCAGCAGGCGCGGCAATCTACAGCAGCTCGTGTGCGGCATTGTCAATCAACTTTTTCACCGTGCCGATTTCCGTCGCCATCGTGTGTTTGCTATGGAACGGAGGGATGGAAAACGACGTCCTTGCCATTGCCTGCGTGCTCTTCTTGGGTGGAGTGACGCGTGGCGCGATGATCGTGGAAAAACATTTCCGCGAAATCTGTTCGCTGAGATACCTGGCCGTCGAAGCGGCATCCGAGATGGAACGTAGGTCGCTCGAGGACCCGTTGACTGGGCTGCTCAATAGGCGGGGACTGGAGCGGACCATCTCCCGGTTGAAAAGCCGCGATCTGCCGCTCATTACTATGCTCATTGATCTGGACGGCTTTAAATCGATCAATGATACCTACGGGCATGCAGCAGGCGACAATCTGCTTGTGATGCTGACCCACCGCCTGCAGGCCATAGCACCATCCGGTGCAACAATATCTCGAATCGGTGGGGATGAGTTCATACTCATATTCCATCAAACGGGAGAGCATCAGGATGTGAGCGCGTTTGCCTCCAGCTTGATCTTCGAGATTTGCCGGCCCTACCCGTCGATCGCATCGGTGCGCATCGGCGCATGCGTCGGAATTTACCAATCCGGTAAACCAAACCTCACCGAGATGCTTCTGCGGGCGGATACGGCACTCTACAAGGCCAAAAGTCTTGGTCGAAATGAGTTCTACTTCTTCGACGCAGCGCTCGATCACAGCCTGGAGCGCCGCCAATGTATCGAGCGCGACGTCAAGATGGCGATCGAAAATGGAAACCTGAAAAACTGGTTCCAACCCATCGTCAAACTTCCGGTCCGGGAAGTTGTCGGGTTCGAAGCACTGTTGCGCTGGTCGCACCCGGTGCATGGCAATATTTCGCCTTTGGAAGCAATCTCCGCGGCGCGCGAAACGGGTCAGCTTCCCTCTTTGACCGAAGCAATTTTCCGCAACTGCTGTGCTATGGTGGAGGCGTTGCTGCAAGCGGGCCACGGGCGCACACGCGTCGCGATGAACATATCGCCGAAGGAGCTGGAGACGGGCAGCATTGACGATATGATCCTGAGCGGATTGGAATCGCGCAGCCTCCCGGCATCGATGTTCGAGATCGAAATTACCGAAGAAGCGCCGATCGATGTGGAAAGGGTCCACGAAAAGCTTGAACGTCTCATTCGAGCGGGCGTTTCGATTTCCCTCGATGACTTCGGCATCGGCTTCTCCACGCTTGCCTCGCTCAAGGACGGACGCTTCAGCAAGGTCAAAATTGACAAGCATTTTATCCTCGGCCTCTCCCACTCTCCCAAAGATCAGATGCTCGTGAAAACTGTGATTGATCTTGGCCGCTCGCTGACGATCGAAGTGGGAGTCGAGGGCGTCGAATCGCAAGAGGATCTCGATACATTGCAAAGCCTCGGCTGTTCGCAAGCGCAGGGCTTCCTGTTTGCCAGGCCGTTGCCCCTGCCGGAGGCCGTGGCAATCTTGTCCAAAGGCGGCGGTGACCTGCCTCTTTCCCTTCCCTTCTCGTTTACGCATGTCAGTGATCCACCACAGGGAAACAAGATATGA
- a CDS encoding LysR substrate-binding domain-containing protein, translated as MRVPSTQALRALDSFARHGSVWRAADELHLTRSAVSHQLRLLERDLGFDLLERVGKGVALTARGRRYAHDVHKALTMLGEASTQYSGGGIGGSFRISCTPGFASLWLCTHIADFQEMYRDVSLSILTPRRLEDVSNPDADAFIAFGDGNWPNRSVELLCDVQFTPLCSPTLLNKIGGLSRPADVLRTNLLHLNDFEDWLRWLSLSKVETVDPAGGIIFSDMNLVFSAAIAGQGIAMGDELTGGKALREGRLVRPFDIAIRASRSYYLVVDTAKSDHPVLPAFRDWLRSSLADAAAEARGAYG; from the coding sequence TTGCGGGTCCCATCGACACAGGCATTGCGGGCGCTCGACAGCTTCGCGCGACACGGCAGCGTTTGGCGGGCCGCGGACGAATTGCACCTTACGCGCAGCGCCGTCAGCCACCAATTGCGGCTTCTGGAGCGCGATCTCGGCTTCGATCTGTTGGAGCGTGTCGGCAAGGGCGTGGCCTTGACCGCACGCGGCCGGCGCTACGCGCATGACGTGCACAAGGCGCTGACCATGCTCGGCGAAGCCAGCACGCAATACAGTGGTGGCGGCATTGGCGGCTCCTTTCGGATCAGTTGCACGCCGGGCTTCGCCTCGCTGTGGCTATGCACCCACATCGCCGATTTCCAGGAGATGTATCGCGACGTTTCGCTGTCCATCCTGACGCCAAGGCGGCTGGAGGACGTCAGCAATCCGGACGCGGATGCCTTCATCGCCTTCGGCGACGGCAATTGGCCGAACCGCTCGGTGGAATTGTTGTGCGACGTGCAGTTCACGCCTTTGTGCAGCCCCACCCTTCTCAACAAGATCGGCGGCCTGTCCAGGCCCGCCGACGTCCTGCGGACCAACCTCTTGCATCTCAACGATTTCGAGGATTGGTTGCGCTGGCTGTCGCTGTCCAAGGTGGAGACCGTCGACCCGGCCGGCGGCATCATTTTCTCTGACATGAACCTCGTTTTTTCGGCGGCGATCGCCGGGCAGGGCATCGCCATGGGCGACGAGCTCACGGGCGGCAAGGCGCTGCGCGAGGGGCGACTGGTGCGCCCCTTCGACATCGCCATCCGCGCGTCGCGATCCTACTATCTGGTTGTAGACACGGCGAAATCCGACCATCCGGTGCTCCCCGCCTTCCGCGACTGGCTAAGGTCCAGCCTGGCGGACGCGGCGGCCGAGGCGCGCGGCGCCTATGGATAG
- a CDS encoding ABC transporter permease yields the protein MRSHFIHPGAALLLAPLLAFLGLAYGIPFLGVVKWSFTLPELGLGQYGTLLTDPLVQSVFVRTFRICALVTLASVTAAYVIAYVWVRGTTGQRLAAEYCILVPFWISVLTRAFGWVALLSNQGLINTWLRAIGILDEPLMLVRNEFGVIVGMAHFLIPFAVFPIASAMRNLDERVLLAARGMGGGRARIFWSVFVPMTMPGIIGAALIVFVFALGFFVTPSILGGGRSVMVAELVYLRIFQSPDWGLGAAISITLVVIVGLLSTALYRYLRPAQMVG from the coding sequence ATGAGGAGCCACTTCATCCATCCCGGCGCGGCGCTGCTCCTGGCGCCGCTGCTCGCCTTCCTCGGGCTTGCCTACGGCATTCCTTTCCTCGGCGTGGTGAAATGGAGCTTCACCTTGCCCGAGCTGGGTCTCGGGCAATATGGCACGCTGCTCACGGATCCGCTGGTGCAATCGGTGTTCGTGCGCACCTTCCGCATCTGCGCGCTGGTGACGCTCGCGTCGGTCACGGCCGCTTATGTTATCGCCTATGTCTGGGTGCGCGGCACAACCGGCCAGCGGCTGGCGGCGGAATATTGCATCCTCGTGCCCTTCTGGATCTCGGTGCTGACGCGTGCCTTCGGCTGGGTGGCGCTGCTCTCCAACCAGGGCCTCATCAACACCTGGCTGCGTGCCATCGGCATCCTTGACGAGCCGTTGATGCTGGTGCGCAACGAATTCGGTGTGATCGTCGGCATGGCGCATTTCCTCATCCCGTTTGCGGTGTTTCCCATCGCCTCGGCCATGCGCAACCTCGACGAGCGCGTGCTGCTGGCAGCACGCGGCATGGGCGGCGGGCGCGCGCGCATCTTCTGGTCGGTGTTCGTGCCCATGACCATGCCCGGCATCATCGGGGCTGCGCTGATCGTCTTCGTCTTCGCGCTCGGCTTCTTCGTCACCCCCTCCATCCTGGGTGGCGGCCGCAGCGTCATGGTGGCGGAACTCGTCTATCTGCGCATCTTCCAGAGTCCGGACTGGGGTCTGGGCGCGGCCATCAGCATCACGCTGGTGGTGATCGTCGGTCTGCTTTCGACGGCGCTGTACCGCTACCTGCGCCCCGCACAGATGGTGGGCTGA
- a CDS encoding ABC transporter ATP-binding protein: MQQAGRAAEVKAVGIGKSFGSFQALKNLSLDIGRGEFLTLLGPSGSGKTTFLMILAGFEAPSEGRLFSDGVDITDRPAEQRAAGMVFQGYALFPHMSVAANIAFPLKVRRKSEQEIKRRVAEMVERVGLKGHEHKVPSKLSGGQQQRVALARALAFEPGVLLLDEPFSALDKSLRGQMQAEMKRLHEETGTTFVFVTHDQSEALALSSRVAIFNHGELLQVGTPQDVYERPGNRFVAEFLGEINMLPLRDIRAEQGGVRGLCEGREIALRGGQDSVANEALLAIRPEHMSIARAPEPQENGIAATATASTYLGSATRLELTTRGGAKITLSVPTEMARHALGDGNAVWLTWPADRGFLLPASG, from the coding sequence ATGCAGCAAGCCGGACGAGCGGCGGAGGTCAAGGCAGTCGGGATCGGGAAGAGCTTCGGTTCGTTCCAGGCACTGAAAAATCTGTCGCTCGACATTGGCCGCGGCGAGTTCCTGACCCTGCTCGGGCCGTCCGGCTCCGGCAAGACCACCTTCCTGATGATTTTGGCGGGCTTCGAGGCGCCGAGCGAAGGGCGCCTGTTCAGCGACGGCGTCGACATCACCGATCGGCCGGCGGAGCAGCGTGCGGCCGGCATGGTCTTCCAAGGCTATGCTTTGTTCCCCCATATGAGCGTCGCTGCCAACATCGCCTTTCCGCTCAAGGTGCGCCGTAAATCCGAGCAGGAAATCAAGCGCCGTGTCGCCGAGATGGTCGAGCGCGTCGGCCTGAAAGGTCATGAGCACAAGGTGCCGTCGAAGCTGTCGGGCGGCCAGCAGCAGCGCGTGGCGCTGGCGCGGGCGCTCGCCTTCGAGCCGGGCGTGCTCTTGCTCGACGAACCCTTCTCGGCGCTCGACAAGAGCCTGCGTGGCCAGATGCAGGCGGAAATGAAGCGTCTGCACGAAGAGACGGGAACCACCTTTGTCTTCGTCACCCACGACCAAAGCGAAGCGCTGGCGCTGTCCTCGCGTGTCGCCATCTTCAATCATGGTGAGCTGTTGCAGGTCGGGACGCCGCAGGACGTCTACGAGCGGCCCGGCAACCGCTTCGTGGCCGAGTTCCTAGGCGAGATCAACATGCTGCCGCTGCGCGACATCCGTGCCGAACAGGGCGGCGTCCGCGGCCTATGCGAAGGTCGCGAGATCGCGCTGCGCGGCGGGCAGGACAGCGTCGCCAACGAGGCGCTGCTGGCGATCCGCCCCGAGCATATGTCGATCGCACGCGCGCCAGAGCCGCAGGAGAACGGCATCGCCGCTACGGCGACCGCCTCCACCTATCTTGGCTCTGCGACACGGCTGGAACTGACCACACGCGGCGGCGCCAAGATCACGCTTTCGGTTCCGACCGAGATGGCCCGGCACGCGCTGGGCGATGGCAATGCCGTCTGGCTCACCTGGCCGGCAGACCGGGGCTTTTTGCTACCCGCCAGCGGATAG